A genomic stretch from Deltaproteobacteria bacterium includes:
- a CDS encoding NAD(P)H-binding protein: MARQDNPLFIIGATGYTGREVVRAARDADIEAVAHVRPDSPRLAEWTSRFAGIGARVDTTPWNLGPLADAFRREKPVAIVIAIGTTRDRANRVARAGGDAGGQSYTAVDFGLTKMVADAAVASGRRPRLVYLSAIGTTARSTSPYGRARWMAEEAVRGSGLPFTIVRPAFISGADRDEPRPAERVAAAFFDTISTTAGAIGFRNFARRWRTIDGGQLGRALVRVAMDPLFENRIVESEDLTEKLPVTL, translated from the coding sequence ATGGCAAGGCAGGATAATCCTCTCTTCATCATCGGCGCGACGGGCTACACGGGCCGCGAGGTCGTTCGCGCGGCGCGGGACGCGGACATCGAGGCGGTCGCGCATGTTCGCCCGGACTCTCCGCGCCTCGCTGAATGGACGAGCCGTTTCGCGGGGATCGGCGCGCGTGTCGATACGACGCCGTGGAACCTGGGACCCCTCGCGGACGCCTTTCGGCGGGAGAAACCGGTCGCGATCGTCATCGCCATCGGCACGACCCGCGACCGCGCCAATCGCGTCGCCCGCGCCGGCGGCGATGCCGGGGGGCAGAGTTACACTGCGGTGGATTTTGGTCTGACGAAGATGGTCGCGGACGCGGCGGTCGCATCCGGCCGGCGTCCGCGGCTCGTGTATCTCTCCGCGATCGGTACGACCGCGAGGTCGACGTCGCCCTACGGACGGGCGCGCTGGATGGCGGAGGAGGCTGTGCGCGGGTCGGGTCTGCCGTTCACCATTGTGCGCCCGGCGTTCATCAGCGGCGCGGACCGCGACGAGCCACGTCCCGCCGAGCGCGTCGCCGCGGCATTCTTCGATACGATCTCGACCACGGCGGGAGCAATCGGATTCCGCAACTTCGCGCGGCGCTGGCGAACGATCGACGGAGGGCAGCTCGGCCGCGCCCTCGTTCGCGTGGCGATGGACCCCCTGTTCGAAAACCGGATCGTGGAATCCGAGGATCTGACCGAAAAGCTGCCCGTGACGCTCTGA
- a CDS encoding polysaccharide biosynthesis protein, which produces MGLREDLRGRNFLDTPFGHSVLRFRRVFIVSSQIFLIIFGYFLAFSLRFDASESDYAGRLFWRSAPWIILIKIAVFYYFDLYRGWWRYVGMDDLTDIIRASTVSTLAFIVVAVFFFPGFPRSIFMIDWFITITFIGGIRFSLRAFREKLLNERTPVGSNVLIYGSRQIGVELLKEIRNNEALRLNVIGFIDDFAPKKGFKIHGVSILGGREEIPRILERHKVDEIIITSPALKPKELKDLISRFRETNVRFKIVPPMADILNERVSVKQLREVSVEDLLGRKTVRLDQDLIRSQLEGRTILITGAGGSIGSELCRQIAGVDPDTIVLFERNENALFMIQWELVQHFPHVRTLPIIGDILDRAKLLAVMAEHRPQVVFHAAAYKHVPMMELHPIEALRNNVEGTLNVALAAIERDVERFVFISTDKAVRPTNVMGMTKRIGEMILQSLAQKKPATKFIAVRFGNVMGSSGSVIPLVHRQISEGGPVTVTHPKAQRYFMTVTEATQLVMQAAAMGQGGEIFVLEMGEQINILELARNLIRLSGLDADKDIEIKFVGLRPGEKLSEELFTGKEKMERTAHDKIYAEPSAQLGVTRDFDQRVRRLIELSGEERVDETIVLMRELTRQGMSETATDEHPPAVLHTPRRDG; this is translated from the coding sequence ATGGGTCTTCGCGAGGATCTACGCGGCAGGAATTTTCTGGATACGCCGTTTGGACACAGCGTCCTGCGGTTTCGGCGCGTCTTTATCGTATCCAGCCAGATATTTCTTATCATTTTCGGCTATTTTCTCGCGTTTTCACTGCGTTTCGACGCGTCCGAATCCGACTACGCGGGACGCCTCTTCTGGCGCAGCGCGCCGTGGATCATCCTCATCAAGATCGCGGTGTTCTACTACTTCGACCTGTATCGGGGGTGGTGGCGCTACGTCGGCATGGACGACCTGACCGACATCATCCGCGCCAGCACGGTCTCGACGCTCGCCTTCATCGTCGTCGCGGTCTTTTTCTTCCCGGGCTTTCCTCGTTCGATCTTCATGATCGACTGGTTCATCACGATCACTTTCATCGGCGGCATCCGATTCTCCCTGCGCGCCTTCCGCGAGAAGCTGCTCAACGAACGCACGCCCGTGGGCTCCAACGTGCTGATCTACGGCAGCCGCCAGATCGGCGTCGAGCTGCTCAAGGAGATCCGCAACAACGAAGCCCTGCGCCTGAACGTCATCGGATTCATCGACGACTTCGCGCCGAAGAAGGGTTTCAAGATCCACGGCGTGTCGATCCTCGGCGGCCGCGAGGAAATCCCGCGCATTCTCGAGCGACACAAGGTGGACGAGATCATCATCACTTCGCCGGCGCTCAAGCCCAAGGAACTCAAGGACCTCATCAGCCGGTTCCGCGAGACCAACGTGCGCTTCAAGATCGTTCCGCCCATGGCGGACATTCTCAACGAGCGTGTCTCGGTCAAACAGCTTCGCGAGGTGTCGGTCGAAGACCTGCTCGGACGCAAGACCGTGCGTCTCGACCAGGACCTGATCCGCTCGCAACTCGAAGGACGCACGATCCTCATCACCGGAGCGGGCGGCTCGATCGGAAGCGAGCTGTGCCGTCAGATCGCGGGCGTCGATCCCGACACGATCGTGCTGTTCGAGCGTAACGAAAACGCGCTGTTCATGATCCAATGGGAACTCGTCCAACATTTTCCGCATGTGCGGACGCTGCCGATCATCGGCGACATTCTCGACCGCGCGAAGTTGCTGGCGGTGATGGCCGAGCACCGTCCGCAGGTCGTGTTCCACGCCGCGGCTTATAAGCACGTGCCGATGATGGAGCTGCACCCCATCGAGGCCCTGCGCAACAATGTCGAGGGCACGCTCAACGTCGCCCTCGCGGCGATCGAGCGCGATGTCGAGCGATTCGTCTTCATCTCCACCGACAAGGCCGTGCGCCCGACCAACGTCATGGGCATGACCAAGCGGATCGGCGAGATGATCCTTCAGTCGCTCGCGCAGAAAAAGCCGGCGACGAAATTCATCGCGGTGCGTTTCGGCAACGTGATGGGGTCGTCGGGCTCGGTGATTCCGCTGGTCCACCGGCAGATTTCCGAAGGCGGGCCGGTCACGGTGACGCACCCCAAGGCGCAACGGTACTTCATGACGGTGACCGAGGCGACGCAGCTCGTGATGCAGGCCGCGGCGATGGGACAGGGCGGCGAGATCTTCGTGCTCGAAATGGGCGAGCAGATCAACATTCTGGAACTCGCGCGCAACCTGATCCGCCTGTCGGGGCTCGACGCGGACAAGGACATCGAAATCAAGTTCGTGGGGCTTCGCCCGGGCGAAAAGCTCTCGGAAGAGCTGTTCACCGGCAAGGAAAAGATGGAGCGCACAGCGCACGACAAGATCTACGCCGAACCCTCGGCGCAGCTCGGCGTGACGCGTGATTTCGATCAACGGGTCCGGCGGCTGATCGAGCTGTCCGGCGAGGAACGCGTGGACGAGACGATTGTTTTGATGCGAGAATTGACGCGTCAGGGGATGTCCGAAACGGCGACGGACGAACATCCCCCGGCGGTTCTGCACACTCCGCGGAGAGACGGATGA